One genomic segment of Gemmatimonadaceae bacterium includes these proteins:
- the paaD gene encoding 1,2-phenylacetyl-CoA epoxidase subunit PaaD, with amino-acid sequence MIATREQVFAWLEDVKDPEVPVLSVVELGVVRDARVADDGTVTVTITPTYSGCPAMRVIEESIRDALLLHGAPNVVVQTVFTPAWTTDWIPESAEAKLEAYGIAPPGPTRADDELVPLRRVSASVRCPFCKSARTSLRTEFGSTSCKALWTCHECTQPFEAFKAI; translated from the coding sequence GTGATTGCGACGCGCGAGCAGGTCTTCGCCTGGCTCGAGGACGTCAAGGACCCCGAGGTCCCGGTGCTCTCGGTCGTCGAACTCGGGGTGGTCCGCGATGCGCGCGTCGCCGACGACGGCACCGTGACGGTGACGATCACGCCCACCTACAGCGGCTGTCCGGCGATGCGCGTGATCGAGGAGTCCATTCGCGACGCCCTGCTGTTGCATGGAGCGCCGAACGTCGTCGTGCAAACCGTCTTCACACCGGCGTGGACCACGGACTGGATCCCCGAGTCGGCCGAGGCGAAGCTCGAAGCGTACGGGATCGCGCCGCCGGGGCCGACGCGAGCCGACGACGAGCTCGTGCCGCTGCGCCGGGTGAGCGCGAGCGTGCGCTGCCCCTTCTGCAAGTCCGCGCGCACATCGCTGCGCACCGAGTTCGGCAGCACCTCGTGCAAGGCGCTGTGGACATGCCACGAGTGCACGCAGCCGTTCGAGGCGTTCAAGGCCATCTGA